One Stenotrophomonas maltophilia DNA window includes the following coding sequences:
- a CDS encoding enterobactin synthase subunit F, with protein MNAVALATPMALTEAQAGLWFAQRLAPDNPSFNTAHAVWIEGPLDVAAFMAAANRAAVETEAFALRFAEGGDGQPLQWHDPAHVPLLSLRDLSVEAEPASAARALMQADRLSAVDPTRDRISQQVLFDLGGQRWVWYLRVHHLAADGYGMALFTDRVCALYAGRAGEALPGLAGVLADDAAYRADPRRTQAGQWWREHMQGAPAGVGLAGTLPASDDALRWVQPLDVAFREQLLQASVRWLQPWPDVLAALSAEYLRRMSAADEVVLGVPYMGRLGNASARVPAMVMNVLPLRVAAGEGSVEAFTRGLGRQLSQGRKHGRYRGEQLRRDLGLVGAQQRLHGPLVNVQPFYKPLALTGVQATLEVLCTGPVDDLTLGFRGDGQHLLDLEIEANPALYSREDVEAHAARLLHFVLAALQADDIAAVPLATPEEAQQVLQAFNATAHALPETTLVELLQQGMDREPNLPALAFGDTTLDYATLEARSFALAAQLRAMGVGPGSVVAVALPRSLELVIALVAVLRAGAAYLPLDLAHPDERLARILASAQPVCVLAAADVAARMAGVPVLAPEQWTALSFAAPWADPAPSDAAYVIYTSGSTGEPKGVVIEHRAIVNRLLWMREHYGIRADDRVLQKTPATFDVSVWEFFLPLLCGATLVIAGPEAHRDPTELARLIRGHGITTAHFVPSMLDAFLAAPASAGLQLRRVFTSGEALDASLRDRFHGRVQAELHNLYGPTEAAVDVSCWPASADDRSRLVPIGFPVWNTRLYVLDSRMQPVPVGVAGDLYLGGVQLARGYLGRDDLTAERFIADPFRAGERIYRTGDVARWRRDGAVEYLGRSDHQVKLRGLRIELGEIEAALRELPGMERVEVLLRQDAPGDARLVAYVPTALANAVTLRSHLATRVPDYMVPSAFVGVDHWPVTANGKLDRNALPKPPQHDVAGLAPRTPLEQELAVLFAQALGREAPVAVDADFFSLGGDSLSAVHLLLAIEQRWRCDLGLGALFAQPTVAALATRIAEPPALADHALGPVISLAATDADGPTPLFVLHPAGGIAWNYRTLARALQPARPVYGLQSPALDPKQPLPSSIEAMANDYVQRLVALQPKGPVHLLGWSVGGILAQAMAVRLHEIGREVGELVLLDAYPSECWRAEPEPDAIAALRALLAIAGHDPDAHPELDSRERILAFLRRGGSALGSLPDVVLDGVVRAVTGTNRLIREHIHQPFDGTLVHVRAGRDHQARPQLQSALWRTHARKVQALELPFLHAELTGRDAVAQLAPWLSARLRHWDEQQEIATCS; from the coding sequence ATGAACGCCGTCGCGCTGGCCACGCCGATGGCATTGACCGAGGCCCAGGCCGGACTGTGGTTCGCGCAGCGGCTGGCGCCGGACAATCCGTCGTTCAACACTGCCCACGCGGTGTGGATCGAGGGCCCGCTGGACGTGGCCGCGTTCATGGCGGCTGCCAACCGGGCCGCGGTTGAAACCGAGGCTTTCGCACTGCGGTTTGCCGAGGGGGGCGATGGCCAGCCGTTGCAGTGGCATGACCCGGCACATGTGCCGCTGCTTTCGCTGCGCGATCTATCCGTCGAGGCCGAGCCGGCATCGGCGGCGCGTGCCCTGATGCAGGCCGACCGGCTCAGCGCGGTCGATCCGACCCGCGACCGCATAAGCCAGCAGGTCTTGTTCGATCTGGGTGGGCAGCGCTGGGTCTGGTATCTGCGTGTGCATCACCTTGCAGCCGATGGCTATGGCATGGCGCTGTTCACTGATCGCGTATGCGCCTTGTATGCCGGTCGTGCGGGTGAGGCACTGCCGGGACTGGCGGGCGTGCTGGCCGATGATGCCGCCTATCGTGCCGACCCGCGTCGCACGCAGGCCGGGCAATGGTGGCGCGAGCACATGCAGGGCGCACCGGCGGGCGTCGGTCTGGCCGGTACGCTTCCTGCCAGTGACGACGCGCTGCGCTGGGTGCAGCCGCTCGATGTGGCGTTCCGTGAGCAGTTGCTGCAGGCGTCGGTACGTTGGCTGCAGCCCTGGCCGGACGTGCTGGCCGCGTTGTCGGCCGAGTACCTGCGGCGGATGAGCGCTGCCGATGAAGTGGTGCTGGGCGTGCCCTACATGGGGCGGCTGGGCAACGCGTCGGCGCGGGTGCCGGCGATGGTGATGAATGTGTTGCCGCTGCGCGTGGCGGCCGGCGAGGGCAGCGTCGAGGCCTTTACCCGGGGCCTGGGCCGGCAGCTCAGCCAGGGTCGCAAGCACGGCCGCTACCGCGGCGAGCAACTGCGCCGGGACCTGGGCCTGGTGGGCGCGCAGCAGCGCCTGCACGGCCCGCTGGTGAATGTGCAGCCGTTCTACAAGCCGCTGGCGCTGACCGGCGTGCAGGCGACGCTGGAGGTGCTGTGCACCGGGCCGGTGGATGACCTGACGCTGGGTTTCCGTGGCGACGGCCAGCACCTGCTGGATCTGGAGATCGAGGCCAATCCCGCGCTGTACAGTCGCGAGGATGTCGAGGCGCACGCGGCGCGGTTGCTGCATTTCGTGTTGGCGGCACTGCAGGCTGACGATATCGCAGCCGTACCTCTGGCGACGCCCGAGGAGGCGCAGCAGGTGCTGCAGGCATTCAATGCCACCGCGCACGCGCTGCCGGAGACGACCCTGGTCGAGCTGCTGCAGCAGGGCATGGATCGGGAGCCGAACTTGCCGGCGCTGGCGTTCGGCGACACTACCCTGGACTACGCAACGCTGGAAGCGCGTAGCTTCGCACTTGCCGCGCAGCTGCGCGCGATGGGCGTCGGCCCGGGCAGTGTGGTGGCGGTGGCATTGCCGCGCTCGCTGGAACTGGTGATCGCGCTGGTGGCGGTGCTGCGGGCGGGCGCGGCCTATCTTCCGCTGGACCTTGCCCATCCTGACGAGCGGCTGGCACGTATCCTCGCCTCGGCGCAGCCGGTCTGCGTACTGGCTGCGGCCGACGTAGCGGCGCGCATGGCCGGCGTGCCAGTGCTTGCGCCGGAGCAGTGGACCGCGCTGAGCTTCGCCGCGCCGTGGGCCGATCCGGCGCCCAGCGATGCGGCCTATGTGATCTATACCTCCGGTTCGACCGGCGAGCCGAAGGGCGTGGTCATCGAACACCGCGCCATCGTCAACCGCCTGCTGTGGATGCGCGAGCACTATGGCATCCGCGCCGATGACCGCGTGCTGCAGAAAACGCCGGCCACCTTCGACGTCTCGGTCTGGGAGTTCTTCCTGCCGCTGCTCTGCGGGGCCACGCTGGTGATCGCCGGGCCGGAAGCGCACCGCGATCCCACTGAACTGGCGCGCTTGATCCGTGGCCATGGCATCACCACGGCGCATTTCGTGCCGTCGATGCTCGATGCCTTCCTCGCCGCACCGGCCTCGGCAGGGCTGCAGCTGCGCCGGGTATTCACCAGTGGCGAGGCGCTGGACGCATCGCTGCGCGATCGTTTCCATGGGCGCGTGCAGGCCGAACTGCACAACCTGTATGGCCCGACCGAAGCGGCAGTGGACGTCAGCTGCTGGCCGGCTTCGGCCGATGACCGCTCACGGCTGGTACCGATCGGGTTCCCGGTCTGGAATACCCGCTTGTATGTGCTGGACTCCCGGATGCAGCCGGTGCCGGTAGGCGTGGCCGGTGACCTGTACCTGGGCGGGGTGCAGCTGGCACGCGGCTATCTCGGTCGCGATGATCTGACTGCCGAGCGCTTCATTGCGGATCCGTTCCGGGCGGGCGAGCGTATCTACCGCACCGGCGACGTAGCCCGTTGGCGCCGCGATGGTGCGGTCGAGTATCTCGGTCGCAGCGACCATCAGGTAAAACTGCGCGGCCTGCGCATCGAGCTGGGCGAGATAGAGGCGGCACTGCGCGAACTGCCTGGCATGGAGCGGGTGGAAGTGCTGCTGCGCCAGGATGCCCCAGGAGACGCCCGGCTGGTGGCCTATGTACCAACCGCGCTTGCCAACGCGGTGACGCTGCGCAGCCACCTGGCAACCCGTGTGCCGGACTACATGGTGCCCTCGGCGTTTGTCGGCGTGGACCACTGGCCGGTAACCGCCAACGGCAAGCTTGACCGCAACGCGTTGCCGAAGCCGCCACAGCATGATGTCGCTGGATTGGCTCCGCGCACGCCGCTGGAACAGGAGCTGGCGGTGCTGTTTGCCCAGGCACTCGGGCGTGAAGCGCCAGTGGCGGTCGATGCGGACTTCTTCAGTCTCGGCGGTGACTCGCTGTCGGCGGTGCACCTGCTGCTGGCGATCGAACAGCGCTGGCGCTGCGATCTGGGTTTGGGAGCCTTGTTTGCGCAGCCCACCGTGGCCGCGTTGGCGACACGCATTGCCGAACCGCCGGCGCTGGCCGACCACGCATTGGGGCCGGTGATCTCGTTGGCTGCGACTGATGCTGACGGGCCCACTCCGTTGTTCGTACTGCACCCGGCCGGTGGCATCGCCTGGAACTACCGGACGCTGGCGCGTGCTCTGCAGCCGGCACGCCCGGTGTATGGCCTGCAGTCGCCCGCGCTGGATCCGAAGCAGCCGTTGCCGTCCAGCATCGAAGCAATGGCCAATGACTACGTACAACGCTTGGTCGCATTGCAGCCGAAGGGGCCGGTGCACCTGCTGGGTTGGTCGGTGGGTGGCATCCTGGCCCAGGCGATGGCGGTGCGGCTGCATGAGATCGGCCGCGAAGTCGGCGAGCTGGTGCTGCTGGACGCCTATCCCAGCGAGTGCTGGCGGGCCGAGCCGGAACCCGATGCCATCGCCGCATTGCGGGCACTGCTGGCGATTGCCGGCCACGATCCGGATGCGCATCCGGAACTGGACAGCCGTGAACGCATTTTGGCGTTCCTGCGTCGCGGTGGTAGTGCGCTCGGCAGCCTTCCGGATGTGGTGCTCGATGGCGTGGTGCGTGCAGTGACCGGCACCAACCGGCTGATCCGCGAACACATCCACCAACCGTTCGACGGCACGCTGGTGCACGTGCGCGCAGGCCGGGATCATCAGGCGCGTCCACAGCTGCAGTCGGCGCTGTGGCGGACTCATGCGCGCAAGGTGCAGGCGCTCGAACTGCCGTTCCTGCATGCCGAGCTGACCGGCCGCGATGCGGTGGCGCAGCTGGCACCGTGGTTGTCGGCGCGACTGCGCCACTGGGATGAGCAACAGGAGATCGCAACATGCAGTTGA
- a CDS encoding phosphopantetheine-binding protein — MAATGDVLDLERMRADVARVLVCTPAEIGDDDNLIDLDLDSMRMLGLVLAWGNTGLPLEFSQLAEHTTLRQWWNVVQTLQAAQNA; from the coding sequence ATGGCTGCCACGGGTGACGTGCTGGATCTGGAGCGGATGCGTGCCGATGTGGCGCGCGTTCTGGTATGTACGCCGGCCGAGATCGGTGACGACGACAACCTGATCGACCTGGACCTGGATTCGATGCGCATGCTCGGCCTGGTCCTGGCCTGGGGCAACACCGGCCTGCCGCTGGAGTTCTCGCAGTTGGCCGAACACACCACGCTGCGCCAGTGGTGGAACGTGGTGCAGACGCTGCAGGCCGCGCAGAACGCATGA
- a CDS encoding isochorismatase family protein codes for MALPRITDYPLPTAAELPQARGPWRPQRDRIALLVHDMQRYFLAAFDAGSAPLRPAVDNIVRLLAHCRAHGIPVFYTAQHGDQDRRDRGLQADLWGPGMRRSADHEPIIEALAPQPGEHVLVKHRYSAFQRSNLETLMRVRGRDQLLVTGVYAHIGCTATVVEAFQRDIEAFIAADAVADFSRADHDQALHWIARTSGVPMTTDQLLEVL; via the coding sequence ATGGCGCTGCCCCGTATCACCGATTACCCCTTGCCGACCGCCGCCGAACTGCCGCAGGCCCGTGGCCCGTGGCGCCCGCAGCGTGATCGCATTGCGCTGCTGGTGCATGACATGCAGCGCTACTTCCTGGCCGCCTTCGACGCTGGCAGTGCGCCGCTGCGGCCGGCGGTGGACAATATCGTGCGCCTGCTGGCGCATTGCCGCGCGCACGGCATTCCGGTGTTCTACACCGCCCAGCATGGTGACCAGGACCGTCGCGACCGTGGCCTGCAGGCCGACCTGTGGGGGCCGGGCATGCGCCGCAGCGCCGACCATGAACCGATCATCGAGGCTCTGGCACCGCAGCCGGGTGAGCACGTGCTGGTGAAGCACCGCTACAGCGCGTTCCAGCGCAGCAACCTGGAGACGTTGATGCGGGTACGTGGCCGCGACCAGCTGCTGGTGACCGGCGTATACGCTCATATCGGCTGCACCGCGACCGTGGTGGAGGCATTCCAGCGTGATATCGAGGCCTTCATCGCCGCCGATGCGGTGGCGGACTTCTCGCGTGCCGATCACGATCAGGCGCTGCACTGGATCGCACGCACCAGCGGGGTGCCGATGACCACCGATCAGCTGCTGGAGGTGCTGTGA